A stretch of DNA from Brevibacillus ruminantium:
ACTTTCAAACTCTTGCGTATATAAGAATTCCGATTTTAAAGTTCCAAAGAAACTCTCCATCACAGCGTTGTCATAACAGTTTCCTTTTCGCGACATGCTCTGGGTGATGTTATTGTCTTTCAATACCTGTCGGTATTGGTTCATCTGGTAATGCCAACCTTGATCCGAGTGAATCATCAATCTGTCTGTAGCGGTTAATCGTCGACATGCTTGTTCCAACATTTTAGACACAAGAGAATATCTTGGTCTTGTATCAACGGTATAAGCGATAATTTCTCCGTTATACAAATCTAACATTGGTGATAAATAGAGCTTTTCACCAAATAACTTAAACTCAGTTATATCTGTTACCCACTTCTCGTTTGGCTTTTCTGCATGGAAATCTCGGTTCAATAGATTCGGTGCTGTCTTGCCAACTTTCCCTTTATACGAGCGATATTTTTTCATCCGAACTATGCTTTTTAAACCTAACTTGTTCATTAATCTCTGAACTTTTTTATGATTTACCAGATACCCCAGAATCCTCAGTTCATGCGTAATACGGCGGTACCCGTAGCGCCCTTTATGTTCATGGTAAATGACCTGAATCACTGCTTTTAATTCAGCATGTTTATCTGGACGATTGTTCATTTTCACATAGTAATAGTAGGTACTGCGTGGAATGCCAGCGAATTTCAGTAAAGCTTTTACAGGGAATTCTGTCCTTAGCTCAAATACTACTTGCGCTTTGTCTTGCTTTGTAATTTTTCCTTGCTTTGAACTAAGGCATTCAACTTTTTTAGGTAAGCATTCTCCATGCGTAAACGCTCTACTTCTTCCCGTAATGCCTCGACTGAGCCCTCAACAGGTATCCCCTTTTTAGTTTCTTTTTTCATGGTTGGACGCCCCTTTTTCTTCGATTGTAGGGCGTCTATTCCGAGTGAATGAAATTGTATTCTCCATTTCCGGATTAAAGCAGGAGAGGTGATTTGGAAAATGGCAGCAGTTTCATTCGGAGACGTCCCAAAATGATTCATATAATTGAGTACGTCTAGTTTAAATTGGGCGGAGTAGCTTGTATAGGATTTTCTAAATGCTTCTACACCATTGTGCTCGTATTGCTTCACCCAATTTCGAACGACGCTTTCTGTTGTACCCAGGGTCGTAGCAATCGATTCATAACTCTCTGTACCATCTAAATAGCGTAGAGCCGCCGACAATTTATCGTCAGCTGTAAATTTGGCCATAGAAAAACTGCACCTCCAAATGTTAGATATGTCTAACAAATGGGGTGCAGTTCACCTGAGGAAAGAGCGTTTTTCTGATTTTTTACTTGGGTTGAAAACCTTCTTCGCGCAAATAGCGTTCCGCTTCCTTGTAAGATTCAAAGGCTTCTTCCAGATTGCCGTTTGCGTAGACATTCCACAGCTCATCTTCATTTGCCAGCAGCAGGGTTTGGTTATGCGGCCCGACCCAAACCTCCTGATCCATTCCTTTCTCTTCTTCCGTCCTGGAGGCTGGCTCCGGTTTGCGGGAGAGATAGTCGATGGAGTCTCTGATAATCTTGCGAAGTGCATCTGCATCATACTCCCGTATATTGACCATGCCTTTGGGATCGGTCGCTTTTTTCGGCAGATGACCGGCGTAAACAAAGCCATTGCCATTGGGATGGAGATGATGAACAACGATTTTTTTGTCATGTACACTCTCTTCGAAGTGAAAGTTGTAGCGACCGAGCGATACCGCCTTCTTATGTAGTTCCGGGAACGATTCAATAATAGCCAGCTTTTCCTCAAAAGTAAGCATTTCTTCCTCCAACCATCCAGTTTCATTATCAATGATCCACACATTATATCACAGTGGAATAGAGGATTACCAACGGGGAATATCCCGCTTGCTGACGGGGATACTAGTTCCCAAAACTATTCTTGCGGGGTGGCAGCAGCATGACAGATGAAAAAGTAACGATGAAAGTCAACGACAACGGCTCAATCAGGGTCACGGGTGATGTTGATCTGGTAGATGCAGTGGGTGGCCGTTTTCAGGTCGGCTCGACGTTTTCCCTTTGCCGCTGTGGCCAATCAGGGATCAAGCCATTCTGCGACGGCACGCATAAAAAAATCGGTTTCGAGAGTGCACCGCGCGCTACCTAGCTGAAAGTCCACTCCTCCTTTTCACAATGCAAAAAGCCCGGCTCTTTACCTTTGAACCGGGCTTTTACAATCCATTGGTCTTAATAGCCTACCTCGACAGAAGCGATCACCACATAAGCCAAATCATTTTTATCTTCTTTGTCTGAAAGGACCACGCCACTGCTCGTCAGCATACCTCCGTCGATGACCTCAAAGGTAACAGTCCCGTATGGCAATTCAGCACGGACAACATCCAGTTCAAGCTTGTCCTTGTCGGCTGGGACGGCAAGCCGGACATTTACTTTCATTTGATGAATGTCTTGATTCGGCAAGACCGAACGTAAGCCTGGCATCGAGTTATGGTGGATGGCATTATGTACGGCGCGGACTGCCGCTTTGGTAACGTTTTGACCGTGCAAATCAATACCCATTCCGATTTCAATAAACATGACTTTCTCCAACACGAAATCACTCCTCTTTATGCACCTACCCGTTGCCTCAGGTGATTGTTACATGTTCATCTTATCATGTTTTCTCAGAAAAGGAGCAGATCATCACTCCGCAGGGTTGCCATCTGTTGCACTCTGCTTTTGATTGAAAGCGGCGCTAGAAAGATACTTTCGATTTCATCCATACTGCAGCAAGGACACTGATAGCTTATCTCATTTTCCTCAACAGATGCTATCTCTTTTTCCTCCGTATAGCCACACCATTGACATACAAAATACTCAGTCATTCTATCATTCCCATAGGTCATGCGAATGCAGATGGTTTTAAATACGCTCATGGTTGTGCAGATGTCAAACGATCACGAACGATGAGAGTAGCAGTCACCATATTTCGCAGGGAAGCAATCGTTTCTTCCTTGCCTCGGGTTTTGAGTCCGCAGTCTGGATTAATCCAGAATTGAGCAGGTTCTAACACTTGCAAACCGCGTTCAATCATACTGACGATTTCCTCGACAGAAGGAATGCGCGAACTGTGGATGTCGTATACCCCAAGACCAATCTCTTTTTCGTAGGCATGTTCATGAAACGAAGATACCAATTCTCCATGACTTCGAGATGTCTCTATGGAAATGACATCAGCATCTAAATCACGTATCGAATCGATAAAGTCGTGGAACTCGCAGTAGCACATATGTGTATGAATTTGCGTGTTGTCTTGAACGGAGGAAGTGGTTAGGCGAAACGCCTTGACGGCCCAATTCAAATAATTTTCCCAAGCAGACTTCTTCAGTGGCATACCCTCCCTCAGGGCTGGTTCGTCTACTTGAATCATCTGGATACCGGCAGCCTCCAGCGCTTCCACTTCATGTCGCAATGCAAGTGCAATTTGATAGGCTACCTGTTTTCTTGATATATCGTCACGCACAAATGACCAATTGAGGATAGTCACGGGACCCGTAATCATTCCTTTTACCGGTTTTGTGGTGAGCGATTGAGCAAATTCGCTTTCTTTCACTGTCATTGGCTCAAGAAATTCGACATCTGCGTAAATGATCGGCGGTTTCACACAACGTGATCCGTACGATTGCACCCAACCATTTTTCGTAAAGGTGAACCCTGCCAGCTTCTCTCCAAAAAACTCTACCATATCGGTCCGCTCAAACTCGCCATGAACAAAGACGTCGAGTCCAATCTCTTCTTGAATCTTGATCCATTTTTCAATTTGTTCCTGGATGAATTCTTCGTAAAACTCCGTCGTCCACTCGCCCTTTCGCCATTTTTGTCTGGCCTGTCGAACTTCCAAGGTTTGCGGAAAGCTTCCGATTGTCGTCGTGGGAAGCAAGGGAAGCTTCTTTTCTTGCTGTTGTTTCTTCCGACGCTGTACGAAAGGTGACTGACGCTCAGCATGCTGGTGTCCCAGATTGGCTACAGATTCATGTACTTTTAGTCGGTTTCTTTCTGGAGACTGCGCCAAATTAGATAAAGCCGTTTGACTTCTGGTGAACTCCTCTATCGTCGCGTTTTCACCAGAGCGAAATCCATTGAGTAAGACTTGAATTTCATCCAATTTTTCATCAGCAAAAGCCAAAGCCTCTTTGACAAGGGGATCAAGTTGCGTTTCTTGATTGATGCTAACAGGGACATGGAGTAAACTGCTGGAAGGTTGGAGCCATACACGATCCTCCGGAACAGCGCTCGTAATAGTTCTCAAAAGTTTCCATTTGTGAGGGAGGTGCGAGCGCCAAATATTTCGACCGTCTACCACACCGATGCCAAGTACTTTATCTTCTGGAAATCCGCACGTTGTAAGATACCGGAGATTCTGTCCGATGCCGTGAACAAAATCCAATCCAATACCCTGAACGGGAAGGTTGATCACATCGGGGTAGAATTCT
This window harbors:
- the metE gene encoding 5-methyltetrahydropteroyltriglutamate--homocysteine S-methyltransferase: MSIKSSNLGYPRIGENREWKKALEAFWAGTLEESNFLQQMEQIRLHHLQKQKEKGIDYIPVGDFTCYDHMLDTAVMFGLVPKRFPYEGGVVPLQTYFAMARGSQEAIACEMTKWFNTNYHYIVPEIGDRTPTLTENKPLLAYREAKEKLGIKGKPVIVGPYTFIKLSKGYVPAQLPALILQLVPLYQQILRELEQEGVEWVQLDEPILVSSLSKEEMETVSYIYKQLHEAAPHLNIMLQTYFDSVEFYPDVINLPVQGIGLDFVHGIGQNLRYLTTCGFPEDKVLGIGVVDGRNIWRSHLPHKWKLLRTITSAVPEDRVWLQPSSSLLHVPVSINQETQLDPLVKEALAFADEKLDEIQVLLNGFRSGENATIEEFTRSQTALSNLAQSPERNRLKVHESVANLGHQHAERQSPFVQRRKKQQQEKKLPLLPTTTIGSFPQTLEVRQARQKWRKGEWTTEFYEEFIQEQIEKWIKIQEEIGLDVFVHGEFERTDMVEFFGEKLAGFTFTKNGWVQSYGSRCVKPPIIYADVEFLEPMTVKESEFAQSLTTKPVKGMITGPVTILNWSFVRDDISRKQVAYQIALALRHEVEALEAAGIQMIQVDEPALREGMPLKKSAWENYLNWAVKAFRLTTSSVQDNTQIHTHMCYCEFHDFIDSIRDLDADVISIETSRSHGELVSSFHEHAYEKEIGLGVYDIHSSRIPSVEEIVSMIERGLQVLEPAQFWINPDCGLKTRGKEETIASLRNMVTATLIVRDRLTSAQP
- a CDS encoding Lin0512 family protein; the protein is MEKVMFIEIGMGIDLHGQNVTKAAVRAVHNAIHHNSMPGLRSVLPNQDIHQMKVNVRLAVPADKDKLELDVVRAELPYGTVTFEVIDGGMLTSSGVVLSDKEDKNDLAYVVIASVEVGY
- a CDS encoding CDGSH iron-sulfur domain-containing protein; its protein translation is MTDEKVTMKVNDNGSIRVTGDVDLVDAVGGRFQVGSTFSLCRCGQSGIKPFCDGTHKKIGFESAPRAT
- a CDS encoding IS3 family transposase (programmed frameshift), which gives rise to MAKFTADDKLSAALRYLDGTESYESIATTLGTTESVVRNWVKQYEHNGVEAFRKSYTSYSAQFKLDVLNYMNHFGTSPNETAAIFQITSPALIRKWRIQFHSLGIDALQSKKKGRPTMKKETKKGIPVEGSVEALREEVERLRMENAYPKKVECLSSKQGKITKQDKAQVVFELRTEFPVKALLKFAGIPRSTYYYYVKMNNRPDKHAELKAVIQVIYHEHKGRYGYRRITHELRILGYLVNHKKVQRLMNKLGLKSIVRMKKYRSYKGKVGKTAPNLLNRDFHAEKPNEKWVTDITEFKLFGEKLYLSPMLDLYNGEIIAYTVDTRPRYSLVSKMLEQACRRLTATDRLMIHSDQGWHYQMNQYRQVLKDNNITQSMSRKGNCYDNAVMESFFGTLKSEFLYTQEFESVEQFKRELAKYIDYYNNKRIKTKLKGLSPVQYRTQTLRTA